The window GGCGAGGTCCGGCAGGAGTTCTCCATCGTCCTCACCGCCCGAGCTGTCAGCGGCGAGCCGACCCCAAGCAAGGAGTCCCGCGAAGTGCGATGGGTACCGCGAGGCGACCTTTCGAACTACCGCATGGATCGCTCCATGAGACTGCGCATCAGCCACTACCTTCAGGCAGACGGAAGCCAGAAGCCATACATCAGCTGACACGGAGCCAACCGCTTCAACCGACGTCAAGCCTGAACCGAAGCCGAGCAACATCGGAGCGGTAAAGCAACAGGTCACAGTCATGATCGTCGACTGGATGAGTACTTTCTCCACGTCTTCAAGGCCGCCCGCCTGCGGCGGTCGGCGCAGCGCCAGGCGGTCGCTGGCCGCGCTGCGGCTCTCCGGCCGGTCGCGGCCAGCGCCGCCCATGCGCACAGCCACTACAGCGAACAGCCAACCGATCGAAGCCCATCACGGAGTACGTACGGCCATGACCGAGGAACGGCGCCCCATAACGCACACGCGAAGCTGGGCTTGACACTCCGTCCCCGGCCCGCTGCCGCTTCGCGGTGGGTCGACAGTGTACGAGGTGATCAGGGCACGGAGAGTGTGCGGGGCCGCTCATCGACGGAATCGGGCCTTGAACCGCTCCCATCCCTCTGCCGCAATTGAATAGCCGGGGTGGTCGGCGACTCGGAGTCTTTCGATGCGTTCTTGTTCGAGTTCGAGCGCTTGCTGGCTATAGAGTCGAATATCCTGCGGCTTGGGTGTCCGAATCCATACGGGGGCGCCGATGATGAGTCGGACAAATCGCCCCCAAGGCTGGCCCTCTTCTTTTACGAAGTCGATATCGTAAATTACGTCGGCGAGCCATTCGGCACTGTTTTGGATGTCACCATAAGTGAATTCCCGCTTCCACGGAACCAAGAAGTCGGGTTCGGAGTTCATGCCTTGCTGATGGGCTGCTTCAAAAGCGTATCTAGCGTAGCGCAGTCGGGCGTCACTGCGGCTCGTCGGGCCGGCCAACTTAGCAAGGTCGCCGTCGATGAAGCGTATGATCTCCGGAGTTACCGAGCTGCGCCAGGATGCTCCGCTGCTTAGACCGGGGCCGGCTTCCCGTATCGATAAGTCGAAGCTGTGCATGCTGCCGAACAGACAAATGGCAATTGCATGGCCCTGACTATCGCACGTCTCGGTTGTGATGATTGAACGGTCCTGGCTTTGACCACTCAGTGAAACAAATTCCGAGAAGATGATCGACCCGATGCCCTTGGCGTATCGAACAGGGTATGTGTCGAAACTGGATACCGCACTTTCTCCCAGGCTTGCTTCGATCTTATCGGCCAGTTCCGCCATCGTTGGGTCGCCTGAATGGCGGACATGTTCGATGACAGGAAGAAGCGGGACGTTTGGAGACTTAATTGTTGTAGAGGTCTTGCTGATCCGGATATTGTTGGCTTCAAGGAATTCGCGGACTCGGAGTTCCGACCAATACATATAGGTTGTTGGCGCTCCCAGAGTGCCCATGTGTTCCTTCCGGTGTCGTCAGCCAAGGTGATTTTGTCCCTAGTGCTGTCCGCGCGCAAGCGGTGTGCCAGAACCACTCGGCGATCACATCGCGACCGTCACGGCGATGTTGACGACAGCCCTGACGACAACGAGGCTTCCACGAGCGCACGGCGACGTCCATACCCCACCCCTCTGGCTTCGCGCCAGACAAGAGATCAGGGCGGACTGCTCCGCCTGGCTCGAAAATCGGTGAGTTGGTGGGCAGGCGGCAGCGAACCTCGGCCGGTGAGGTTGGTGAGGTTGGTTCAGCGGGGTGTGGTCAGGCGGTTGGTTGCAGGGTGACGGTCTTGCCGGTGAGGCGTTCGAGCTGGCGGATGAGGTCGCGTTCGCGGCGTCTGGTGGCGAGGCGGGATTGGTAGAAGTCGGGGCCGAGGTCGTGGTAGCGGGCGTCGGGGTCGGACAGCAGGTGCCAGACGATGGTCAGGACGGAGTTGCCGAGGGCGACGATGGCGCGTTTGCGTCCGCGGCGTCTGGACAGCCGCCGGTAGCGCTCGCCGAGGAAGGTGTTGGAGCGGGAGGTGACCGCGACGATCTCTGCGAGGGTGGCTGCGAGCCATGGATTGCCCTTGCCGGTGGAGCCGCCCTTCTTCTTTCCGGCGGAGTTGTTGTCGATCGGGGCGAACTTGGCCCAAGAGACCAGGTGGCCGGCGGTGGGGAAGCGGCTCATGTCGATGCCGATCTCGGCGATGAGTTCTTGGGCGGCGATCGCGCCGACGCCGATGATCTCATCGAGCTGGTCGACTGCGGCAGCGTAGGGGACGATCTTGTCCTCGATACGGCGGGAGACGGCCTCGATCCGGGCGGACAGGTCGTCGATGCGGTCGGTCATCATCTGGCAGAGGAAGCCGTGCTCGTCGGTGAAGTGGCCGGTGAGCGCCTCCTGCAGGATCGGGATCTTGGAGCGCATCGGGCCGCGGGCCATCTGCGCCAGCGTCTTGGGATCGCGCTGGCCGTCGATCAGCGCCTGCAACATCTCGCGGCCGGAGACGCCGAAGACGTCGCTGATCACGCTGGACAGCTTGATTTGCGCGTCCTCCAGGAGCTTCTCCACGCGCTGCTTCTCGCGGGTGCGTTCCCGGACCAGGCTGCGCCGATAGCGCGTCAGATCGCGCAGCTGCCGGATCGGCTTGGGGTGCACCAGGCTGGGTCGGCACATGCCGCGTTCGACAACCTTGGCCAGCCAGACCGCGTCGAGTTTGTCCGTTTTGGGGCGGCCGGGCACGTTCTTGACGTGCTTGGCGTTCAGCAGCCAGCAGGTGAAGCCTTCCGCCTCCAGCAGGTAGTAGACCGGCTTCCAGTAGTCCGAGGTGGCCTCCATCGCCACCAGGCTCACGCTCTGGCAGCGCAGCCAATCGGCTAACGCGAGCAGGGAGGCGGTGAGCGTGGTGAACTCGCGTACCTCCTGCCGGCGCCGTCCGGGCTTGTCCTCGCTCGGCACGCGTATGCACACGACCAGGCCGCTCTTGCCGATGTCGATCGCGGCGACCCGCTCGACGAACTCCACCGGCTCGTTGGTCTCCTGCACCTATCTCCCTCGCCTCCTGCGTCGCTGGCCATGGGTGGTTGCCCGGGGAGCCGGTAGGGGAAGTCAAGAGCCGGGCTCTCGTGCTCGAAGCGACAATTCAGGGCCCCTTAGGTGGCTCCCGGCGTCAGACTGAAAACCGGCCTCGACCAGGCACCAGGCGGACTCGACGTCGGCGGGCAACCAGCCCCGATTTTCCCGCCCGCAGGGCGTGCGCGAAGCCACATCAAAGACTGAAAAGCAGCCTGAAAAGCGGACAGTCACACAGGGCAGGCCTTCTGCTCAGGATGCCTCCGAGACACTGGAACTGTTGGTCAAGACGACCGACCCGGCCACCACGGCGAAGCTGACCATCGATCAGATCAGCGCGGTGCTCAAGCGCGCCAGCCGTCGTGCGCCGCGGTTTCAGGTGACCATCAACGCATGTTCCCCGATTCCACCTCGAATCCTTCCGTGCTACCTTCAATGACGATCACCTATCGGCGGATTCGGGGGCGGCCGCTGTTCGAGGAGGAGGCTGCTCTGGCCTGTGAGTGGTGCCTGGACAAGAACAATCACCAGGGCTGGTACGGCGAGTGTTTCGTTCAGGCGCTTGCCGCGGCCGCGGGCCTTCAAGCCAGCCCGCTCACGCCCGACTGCACCGGCGTCGACTTCGACATCTCCGCACCCGTCGAAGTCGGGGGTGACTTTCCTGCGATGCGCGTTCAGGTCAAGACATGGGCCAAGCCCAAAGGGGATAACGATGACTGGATCTATCCTCGGCTGACCGAGAAGCGCTTCAACGCACTCGCCGGCGGTGAACGCCGGATTCCTCGTTTCCTCTTCTTGGTCATCGTCCCAGACGACGCAGCGAAATACGCCCGGGGCAACAAGAACGGCCTCGTGCTGAGCCATGCCGCGTACTGGCTTTCCCTGGCCGATCGCGTCAGGGTCGAGAATCCGCGGTGCAACGGAACCATTACGGTACGAGTGCCGAAGAGGAACCTGCTCACCGTCAAGAGCTTGAGGGGACTGCTAGACCCGACACTGGCGGAGGTGGCTTTATGAATGAGCTGGCAATCGACCCTGCCAGCCTTGCCGGCTACCTTGCCAGTCGTGGTTGGCGAAATGAAGGGACATGGCGGGGAGCCGAGGTCTGGCAAGGTGCAGATACTCGCCTGCTGGTCCCGCCGCA is drawn from Nonomuraea muscovyensis and contains these coding sequences:
- a CDS encoding IS110 family transposase; this translates as MQETNEPVEFVERVAAIDIGKSGLVVCIRVPSEDKPGRRRQEVREFTTLTASLLALADWLRCQSVSLVAMEATSDYWKPVYYLLEAEGFTCWLLNAKHVKNVPGRPKTDKLDAVWLAKVVERGMCRPSLVHPKPIRQLRDLTRYRRSLVRERTREKQRVEKLLEDAQIKLSSVISDVFGVSGREMLQALIDGQRDPKTLAQMARGPMRSKIPILQEALTGHFTDEHGFLCQMMTDRIDDLSARIEAVSRRIEDKIVPYAAAVDQLDEIIGVGAIAAQELIAEIGIDMSRFPTAGHLVSWAKFAPIDNNSAGKKKGGSTGKGNPWLAATLAEIVAVTSRSNTFLGERYRRLSRRRGRKRAIVALGNSVLTIVWHLLSDPDARYHDLGPDFYQSRLATRRRERDLIRQLERLTGKTVTLQPTA
- a CDS encoding DUF4365 domain-containing protein, yielding MTITYRRIRGRPLFEEEAALACEWCLDKNNHQGWYGECFVQALAAAAGLQASPLTPDCTGVDFDISAPVEVGGDFPAMRVQVKTWAKPKGDNDDWIYPRLTEKRFNALAGGERRIPRFLFLVIVPDDAAKYARGNKNGLVLSHAAYWLSLADRVRVENPRCNGTITVRVPKRNLLTVKSLRGLLDPTLAEVAL